One Phocaeicola dorei genomic region harbors:
- a CDS encoding glycosyltransferase — translation MTRILVENLNGLDLGGITTHIFNYISVLQRSSDYKIDIVVTVQENNDVIDKFKSLGCGIIHLPHRQKQLFRYIMALCRIMYKGSYDIVHIHGNSATAVLELQIAKWLGIKARIIHNHSSCCQHKILNKLLLPGYRRSFTQAIACSIEAGEWLYGETQFTILRNAIKVEPFIFNVDKRKTMRCVFGFKDDEYVVGHIGIFMEAKNHSFLIEVFAKYHALQPKSKLLLIGDGELRHLVEAAIDKNKVNDCVILAGLRSDISDVLQAIDIFLFPSIYEGMPLSVVEAQASGLPCIISDAVTKMVNIGEDVIQLPLSKGADYWAEYLGNVKYELSRQERCERNTELITKAGYNIETEAENLMKIYKNL, via the coding sequence ATGACAAGAATACTTGTTGAGAATTTAAATGGTTTGGATCTAGGTGGCATAACTACTCATATATTCAATTATATTTCAGTCTTACAGCGAAGCAGTGATTATAAAATTGATATAGTGGTAACGGTACAAGAAAACAATGATGTTATAGATAAATTCAAGTCTCTAGGGTGTGGAATCATTCATTTGCCACATCGGCAGAAGCAATTATTTCGTTATATAATGGCATTATGTCGCATAATGTATAAAGGAAGTTATGACATTGTTCATATACATGGAAACAGTGCTACAGCTGTTTTGGAATTACAAATTGCAAAATGGTTAGGTATAAAGGCAAGAATTATACATAATCATTCTAGTTGTTGCCAACATAAAATTTTAAATAAATTATTGTTGCCTGGATATAGGCGTTCGTTCACTCAGGCTATAGCTTGTTCTATTGAAGCTGGTGAATGGCTTTATGGTGAAACACAATTTACTATTTTGCGTAATGCTATCAAAGTGGAACCTTTTATATTCAATGTAGATAAAAGAAAGACAATGCGGTGTGTCTTTGGTTTTAAAGATGATGAATATGTGGTAGGCCATATCGGTATATTCATGGAAGCAAAAAATCACTCCTTTCTTATTGAAGTGTTTGCCAAATATCATGCTTTACAGCCAAAGTCAAAATTATTGCTAATTGGTGATGGTGAACTGCGCCATCTTGTAGAAGCGGCAATAGATAAAAATAAAGTCAATGATTGTGTAATATTGGCTGGATTGCGTTCTGATATCTCAGATGTGTTACAAGCAATAGATATTTTTCTTTTTCCTTCTATTTATGAAGGTATGCCATTATCTGTGGTAGAAGCACAGGCATCAGGTCTACCATGCATTATTTCGGATGCTGTAACTAAAATGGTAAACATAGGTGAAGATGTAATTCAATTACCTTTAAGTAAAGGTGCTGACTATTGGGCGGAATATCTCGGTAATGTTAAATACGAATTGTCTCGTCAAGAACGTTGCGAAAGAAATACTGAACTTATCACTAAAGCGGGTTATAATATAGAAACGGAGGCGGAAAACCTCATGAAAATTTACAAAAACTTGTAG
- a CDS encoding HAD family hydrolase: MDHKLKYILKHDCVSFDIFDTLVKRYVSLPTDVFDIVELRYNSLHGTSNEKIRGFKELRINAELKARKKIIEEVSIDEIYNFIEFSPAINEELKNLELKTEYEVCIPNKSIVGLFNECLKNGKKVIITSDMYLPEDIIKDILSHCGITGYEKLYLSSSIKRTKRTGALFRYILDKENLKPCQLVHIGDTLKSDFIRPKIMGIHTTMITLTKSKVDNTSYLSLLNNVIDYMCQTKEDYFKYLGYRCLGPLLWGYIHWLIKNFQKEDLNKIYFFARDGLIMKKAFDIVNKDERLKSYYLEVSRRSLRVPILWNDPSFINLLTMLSPSKRISLKSIFDGVGLNIIDHIALVRKYGYDLNSYFYRNTILEENRLMLLYNELQNEIILNSKKEFVLMCEYMKQMHVEGRFAVVDIGWSGGMQRFLQKSLGIIGIENEILGYYTGVADYYKRNMNDGKLSLHGYLFDFYNNVNSVDKRSPFVGLYETLFLEQKGSVKNYIRDKNEWLVAERYDYEYQMNGELQEEYYIVEKIQSAALDFINDIEAIEFVKYIPFTPDVLFANLKAVGLSPSRKDLKMLAKFRFFDEGETFSLVSSKSFIYYVFNPQCLKNDLLSSKWKIGFLKCLLKIPFPYFKLYKILKNRN; this comes from the coding sequence ATGGATCATAAATTGAAATATATATTAAAACATGATTGTGTATCTTTTGACATATTTGATACGTTAGTAAAAAGATATGTTTCCTTGCCTACAGATGTGTTTGATATAGTTGAATTGAGGTATAACAGTTTACATGGTACCAGTAATGAGAAAATAAGAGGTTTTAAGGAATTGAGGATAAATGCCGAACTTAAGGCTAGAAAAAAAATAATAGAAGAAGTTTCAATCGATGAAATTTATAATTTTATAGAATTTAGTCCAGCTATAAATGAAGAATTGAAAAACCTAGAATTGAAGACGGAGTACGAAGTTTGTATTCCCAATAAATCTATTGTCGGTCTTTTTAATGAATGCCTTAAGAATGGAAAAAAAGTAATAATAACATCAGATATGTATCTTCCTGAAGATATAATAAAGGATATTTTAAGTCATTGTGGCATTACAGGTTATGAAAAACTTTATCTTTCTTCATCTATAAAAAGAACTAAAAGAACAGGGGCTTTGTTTCGTTATATCTTAGATAAAGAAAATCTAAAACCTTGTCAATTAGTTCATATTGGAGACACACTAAAGTCTGATTTTATTAGACCAAAGATAATGGGTATACATACAACTATGATAACTCTTACAAAGTCAAAAGTAGATAATACAAGCTATTTATCCCTATTAAATAATGTCATTGATTATATGTGTCAAACAAAAGAGGATTATTTTAAATATTTGGGCTATAGATGTTTGGGCCCTTTATTATGGGGATATATTCATTGGCTAATTAAAAATTTTCAAAAAGAAGATCTTAATAAGATTTATTTTTTTGCTCGTGATGGGCTTATCATGAAAAAAGCATTCGATATTGTTAACAAAGATGAGAGGCTGAAAAGTTATTATCTAGAAGTATCGAGAAGGAGTTTGCGAGTACCCATTTTGTGGAATGATCCATCATTTATTAATTTATTGACCATGCTGTCACCTTCCAAAAGGATATCATTGAAGTCAATATTTGATGGAGTTGGATTAAATATTATTGATCATATAGCTTTAGTTAGAAAATATGGATATGATTTAAATTCTTATTTCTATAGAAATACCATATTGGAAGAAAATAGATTAATGCTTTTATATAATGAGTTGCAGAATGAGATTATTTTAAACTCAAAAAAAGAATTTGTCTTAATGTGTGAATATATGAAGCAAATGCACGTTGAAGGACGTTTTGCAGTTGTGGATATAGGGTGGTCAGGTGGTATGCAGAGATTTCTTCAAAAGTCACTGGGAATAATAGGTATAGAAAATGAAATTTTAGGTTATTATACAGGGGTAGCTGATTATTATAAACGAAATATGAATGATGGAAAACTATCATTACATGGATATTTGTTCGATTTTTATAATAATGTAAACAGTGTGGATAAACGAAGTCCGTTTGTTGGACTTTATGAAACATTGTTTTTAGAGCAAAAAGGATCTGTAAAAAACTATATTCGTGACAAAAATGAATGGCTTGTGGCAGAGAGATATGATTATGAATATCAAATGAATGGCGAATTACAAGAGGAGTATTATATTGTAGAAAAAATTCAGTCAGCAGCTCTAGATTTCATTAATGATATAGAAGCAATAGAGTTTGTAAAATATATTCCTTTCACTCCGGATGTGTTGTTTGCGAATTTAAAAGCAGTGGGATTATCTCCTTCTCGAAAGGATTTAAAGATGTTGGCAAAATTTAGATTTTTTGATGAGGGAGAGACTTTTTCATTAGTTTCTAGTAAGTCGTTTATTTATTATGTGTTTAATCCTCAATGTTTAAAAAATGATTTATTGTCTAGTAAATGGAAAATAGGTTTTTTAAAATGCTTGCTTAAAATTCCTTTTCCATACTTTAAACTTTATAAAATATTGAAAAACAGAAACTAA
- a CDS encoding glycosyltransferase has product MKQPKVSIIVPVYNVEKYLDRCMQSLLGQTLKELEIILVDDGSPDNSPALCDNYESASDNLHWPIIKVIHKINEGLGFARNSGLEIATGEYIAFLDSDDFVDVNMYEQLYLKAKAKDIDVVYCNCNIYKDKKHIYPRKDVEEEVVFRGREAVDDFLLDMIAPLPEYHHDVRYMMSVWHAIYRHSIFMEHRVQFVSEREFVSEDIIFDIDFLSHVRSVCYLPDCLHYYVVNPYSLSHTYDDAKYHKMVNLSRIIKERLAKIYSEEKYYLHYLRSVFFLLRNTVMRMVLAGETDQKIKRILEEKLYQELLSNYPYQRMDLKHRIVFFLLKYKCILLLKMLFKSGKS; this is encoded by the coding sequence ATGAAACAGCCGAAAGTTAGTATAATAGTCCCTGTTTATAATGTGGAGAAATATCTTGATCGTTGCATGCAATCGCTTCTTGGGCAAACGCTGAAAGAATTAGAAATTATTCTAGTGGATGACGGTTCACCGGATAATAGTCCTGCATTATGTGATAATTATGAATCAGCGTCAGATAATTTGCATTGGCCGATTATCAAGGTGATTCATAAAATTAATGAAGGTCTTGGCTTTGCCCGTAATTCGGGGTTGGAGATAGCTACTGGTGAATATATAGCATTTCTGGATTCCGATGATTTTGTAGATGTGAATATGTATGAACAGTTATATTTAAAAGCAAAGGCCAAGGATATTGATGTTGTTTATTGTAATTGCAATATTTATAAAGATAAAAAGCATATTTATCCTCGAAAAGATGTAGAGGAGGAGGTTGTCTTCAGAGGGCGTGAAGCTGTTGATGATTTTTTGCTTGATATGATAGCTCCATTGCCTGAATATCATCATGATGTTCGCTATATGATGTCGGTGTGGCATGCTATATATCGTCATAGCATTTTTATGGAGCATAGAGTACAGTTTGTGTCTGAACGTGAATTTGTGAGCGAGGATATTATTTTTGATATTGATTTTCTTTCACATGTAAGGAGTGTATGTTATCTGCCTGATTGTTTGCACTATTATGTTGTAAATCCATATTCGCTTTCTCATACTTATGATGATGCCAAATACCATAAAATGGTAAATTTATCTCGGATAATAAAAGAGCGATTGGCAAAAATTTACTCTGAAGAGAAATATTATTTGCATTATCTTCGCTCGGTATTTTTTCTTCTTCGTAATACTGTAATGCGTATGGTGTTAGCTGGTGAAACAGATCAGAAGATCAAAAGAATATTAGAAGAAAAACTATATCAAGAATTATTGTCTAATTATCCTTATCAACGAATGGATTTAAAGCATAGAATAGTATTTTTTTTATTGAAATATAAATGCATTTTATTATTAAAGATGCTGTTTAAATCTGGTAAATCTTAG
- a CDS encoding acyltransferase, translating into MIKLSSITAHILDIWHRRNSRSYIAHLRSLGIRIGDGCIFRDPLTTRIDVSRPALVSIGSNVDMNTYFQILTHDWASFVFRNKYHDFVNSSGRVEIGSNIYIGTNVIVLRGVTIGDNCVIGAGSVVTHDIPANSVAVGAPCRVVCSLDEYYQKRKVKGLQEAVEHVKAFQKNFGRDPLPHELYEEFIYFVDASNVEEYERQGVPVRSQLSIAYGDWLSTHKAKFSSYDDFIQYVNQKMNETAES; encoded by the coding sequence ATGATAAAATTATCATCTATAACAGCGCATATATTAGATATTTGGCATCGCCGAAACAGCAGATCGTACATTGCTCATCTGCGTTCACTGGGTATAAGAATTGGTGATGGTTGCATTTTTAGAGATCCGCTGACTACGAGAATCGATGTTTCAAGGCCAGCCTTGGTTTCCATTGGTAGTAATGTTGATATGAATACATATTTCCAGATATTGACGCATGATTGGGCTAGCTTTGTTTTTAGGAATAAATATCATGATTTTGTGAATTCTTCAGGAAGAGTGGAAATAGGTTCGAATATTTATATTGGCACAAATGTCATTGTATTACGTGGTGTTACTATTGGTGATAACTGTGTTATAGGTGCTGGCAGTGTTGTAACACATGATATCCCTGCCAATAGTGTAGCGGTAGGAGCTCCTTGTCGTGTAGTGTGTTCATTAGATGAATATTATCAAAAACGGAAAGTCAAAGGATTGCAGGAAGCTGTGGAACATGTTAAGGCTTTTCAAAAGAATTTTGGTCGAGATCCTTTGCCTCATGAATTATATGAAGAATTCATCTATTTTGTAGATGCCTCAAATGTAGAGGAATATGAACGTCAAGGTGTGCCTGTTCGGTCTCAGTTAAGTATAGCTTATGGTGATTGGTTATCTACTCATAAGGCGAAATTTTCGTCTTATGATGATTTTATTCAATATGTAAATCAAAAAATGAATGAAACAGCCGAAAGTTAG
- a CDS encoding alpha-1,2-fucosyltransferase — protein MKFFVFGGGLGNQLFQYSYYRYLKKKYPSERILGIYPDSLKAHNGIEIDKWFDIELPPTSYLYNKLGILLYRVNRFLYNHGYRLLFCNRVYPQSMKHFFQWGDWQDYSIIKQINIFEFRSELPIGKENMEFLKKMETCNSISVHIRRGDYLKTDLIHIYGGICTSKYYREAIKFMEQEVEEPFFFFFSDDCLYVETEFADIRNKIIISHNRDDRSFFDMYLMAHAKNMILANSTFSCWAAYLNRTAKIIITPDRWVNTDFSKLEALPNEWIKIRV, from the coding sequence ATGAAATTTTTTGTTTTTGGTGGAGGATTAGGTAACCAACTTTTCCAGTATAGTTATTATAGATATTTGAAGAAGAAATATCCTTCAGAAAGAATTTTGGGAATATATCCTGATAGTTTAAAGGCACATAATGGGATAGAGATTGATAAATGGTTTGATATAGAATTACCTCCAACTTCTTATTTATATAATAAATTGGGCATTCTTCTATATCGTGTGAATCGCTTTTTATATAATCATGGCTATAGATTGTTATTTTGTAATAGGGTTTATCCTCAATCTATGAAACATTTTTTTCAATGGGGAGATTGGCAAGATTATTCTATTATAAAACAAATAAATATTTTTGAATTTCGCTCGGAACTTCCTATAGGAAAGGAAAACATGGAATTTCTTAAAAAAATGGAGACCTGTAATTCAATCTCAGTGCATATTCGTCGTGGCGATTATTTGAAAACAGATTTAATACATATTTATGGTGGTATATGTACATCGAAATATTATCGGGAAGCAATTAAATTCATGGAACAAGAGGTGGAAGAGCCGTTTTTTTTCTTTTTCTCTGATGATTGTTTATATGTGGAAACAGAATTTGCTGATATAAGAAATAAAATAATCATATCACATAATAGAGATGATCGCAGCTTCTTTGATATGTACCTGATGGCTCATGCTAAAAATATGATTTTGGCAAATAGTACCTTTTCATGTTGGGCAGCTTATTTAAATAGGACAGCAAAAATAATTATAACTCCAGACCGATGGGTGAATACTGATTTTTCAAAATTAGAAGCTTTGCCAAATGAATGGATAAAAATTCGTGTATAA
- a CDS encoding O-antigen ligase family protein has translation MKKGIIQIVVILQIFIYLTLWNTSLRLIYPTSVVAICIFVYRKCRKRRLVIYRSKKGKYPISLILISVLTSISYLISNYLALYPPDNMLTFANIYFFFILPVFLWYSLDSRKYMIYCLQLLSGCMLFACVYSIIEVLFNKNIIQDVLLSLFDVHGYIAQGAERYGFKRSNSIFSYYQPFALYCCMCFYLYFFCSRYYNYPLNKNKVTKLLYFLPLCTILTGTRAGYVAILIGILPYLLSVNIFRYKVFYRIVGVFLVSCLFFWKFYFTLIYSTLFANKMDVGSSSGMRLEQWGSILWAFEQNELWGNGSSYLWNVATQNNYEILGAESIWFSLLIDYGIMGGLMFIFLVLVCCFLIYKCQKTAVLFPVIYFVFLSLSAPIDENINILMTFVVIFLRMDYWSRDSELKWCNIVISSTHR, from the coding sequence GTGAAAAAAGGTATCATACAAATAGTTGTTATTTTGCAGATATTCATATATTTAACTCTGTGGAATACTAGTCTTCGCCTGATTTATCCGACATCTGTTGTGGCTATTTGTATTTTTGTTTATCGGAAATGCAGAAAAAGAAGATTAGTTATATATAGATCAAAAAAAGGAAAATATCCCATATCGTTAATTCTTATTTCAGTCTTAACTTCAATCAGCTATTTAATTTCTAATTATTTGGCATTATATCCTCCTGATAACATGCTGACCTTTGCTAACATATATTTCTTTTTCATTTTACCCGTGTTTTTATGGTATTCATTGGATTCTAGAAAATATATGATATATTGTTTGCAACTTCTTAGTGGATGTATGTTATTTGCCTGTGTTTATTCTATTATAGAAGTTCTTTTTAATAAGAATATTATTCAGGACGTATTGCTGAGCTTATTTGATGTACATGGATATATAGCCCAAGGTGCGGAAAGATATGGTTTTAAACGAAGTAATTCTATATTTTCTTATTATCAGCCTTTTGCTTTATATTGTTGTATGTGTTTTTATCTTTACTTTTTTTGTAGTCGGTATTATAATTATCCATTGAATAAAAATAAAGTAACAAAGCTATTATATTTCCTTCCATTATGCACTATTCTTACAGGGACTAGGGCTGGGTATGTTGCCATTCTTATTGGTATACTGCCTTATTTATTGAGTGTAAATATTTTTAGGTATAAAGTTTTTTATAGAATAGTAGGTGTGTTTTTAGTATCATGTTTGTTTTTTTGGAAATTCTATTTTACTCTTATTTATTCTACTTTATTTGCTAACAAAATGGACGTAGGTAGTAGCAGTGGTATGAGACTAGAGCAATGGGGATCTATTTTATGGGCTTTTGAGCAAAATGAATTATGGGGAAATGGGAGCTCATATTTGTGGAATGTTGCCACACAGAATAATTATGAAATATTAGGTGCTGAAAGTATTTGGTTTTCTTTATTGATAGATTATGGAATAATGGGTGGCTTAATGTTTATTTTTCTTGTATTAGTATGTTGTTTTTTGATTTATAAATGTCAGAAAACTGCTGTGCTTTTTCCTGTTATATATTTTGTTTTTTTATCTCTATCTGCTCCGATTGATGAAAATATAAATATTCTGATGACTTTTGTTGTTATCTTTTTAAGAATGGACTATTGGAGTCGAGATTCTGAATTAAAGTGGTGTAATATAGTTATATCATCTACTCATAGGTGA
- a CDS encoding glycosyltransferase family 2 protein, with protein MEIEINYSFIIPHRNVPHLLQRCIDSIPKRDDIQIIIVDDNSDPKIVNFECFPGLNEKCVEVYFTKEGKGAGYARNIGLTYAKGKWFLFPDADDHYTTDLMNVLDKYVNSNYDIIYFACDHIIEKTMEHCDNIISIQIKSYLEGHKDMINNIRYYLWAPWNKMIKKELICEDVEFEEIEKGNDALFSVRVGYRSTNIKVIKNKIYVYYTREGNISTSKLTFDKMYSLFTSRYRIYQYLCYGKIRRYNTALWSCFRLALNNRDILFAIFFVLSIPLYRFNPVKEKKKAYSMFLIDNK; from the coding sequence ATGGAAATAGAAATTAATTATTCTTTTATAATACCTCATAGGAATGTACCACATCTTCTTCAACGATGTATTGATTCAATTCCCAAACGTGATGATATCCAAATAATTATAGTTGATGATAATAGTGATCCTAAGATCGTGAATTTTGAGTGTTTTCCAGGCTTAAATGAAAAATGTGTTGAGGTTTATTTTACAAAAGAAGGGAAGGGAGCGGGATATGCCAGGAATATAGGATTGACTTATGCAAAGGGAAAATGGTTTTTGTTTCCTGATGCAGATGATCATTATACAACAGATTTAATGAACGTTTTGGATAAATATGTGAATAGTAATTATGATATAATTTATTTTGCCTGTGATCATATCATAGAAAAGACCATGGAACATTGTGATAACATTATCTCTATACAAATAAAATCTTATCTAGAAGGACATAAAGACATGATAAATAATATACGGTATTATTTATGGGCTCCATGGAATAAAATGATAAAAAAGGAACTTATTTGTGAGGATGTAGAATTTGAGGAAATTGAAAAGGGAAATGATGCTTTATTTTCTGTAAGAGTTGGATATAGATCAACTAATATAAAAGTTATTAAAAATAAAATATATGTTTATTATACACGGGAAGGAAACATATCTACATCTAAACTAACATTTGATAAAATGTATAGTCTATTTACTAGTAGGTATAGAATTTACCAATATTTGTGCTATGGTAAAATAAGAAGATATAATACTGCACTTTGGAGTTGTTTCCGATTAGCTTTAAATAATAGGGATATTCTTTTTGCAATTTTTTTTGTGCTGTCAATTCCCTTGTATAGATTCAATCCTGTAAAAGAGAAAAAAAAGGCCTATTCTATGTTCCTAATAGACAATAAATAA
- a CDS encoding lipopolysaccharide biosynthesis protein has product MSALSQQNNKRIAKNTLLLYFRMLFSMGIGLFTSRIVLESLGIEDYGIYNLVGGIVTIFAFLNSAMIATSQRFISYELGKGNLHKLKDVFCTTLTIHIAIAFIIVVLSEVIGVWFLNTKLNIPSDRMMAANWTLQLSIFVFAVNVISVPYNASIVAHEKMSAFAYISIFEVSLKLAIAYLLLFISYDKLIVYSILVFCVALLLRSLYCFYCKRHFEECHYTFSFNIEQFREMFAFAGWSLVGNLGFSFKDQLSNILLNLFFGTVVNAARGISVQVGSLINSFSANFMMAMNPQITKSYAVGDLYRSKELVYAGCRFSFYLLAVISLPIMINITYILNLWLVEVPQYTDIFLILTIVCNLLYAISSPLTTAMQATGRIKWFQVIICIVMLTELPIAYLLLSIGYPPYSVLYASLFVTLLGVLIRIVLISRILPIYEIRYYVTHIFSKNILIVFITYCIAYILHKKMEQDSFFTAVLSSFILELILFSLAYLCGLSSTERYVVNQKLVTILESKRRKNKQKNI; this is encoded by the coding sequence ATGTCTGCTTTATCTCAGCAAAATAATAAAAGAATAGCTAAAAATACTCTATTACTTTATTTTCGTATGCTTTTCAGTATGGGAATAGGTTTGTTTACAAGTCGTATTGTACTTGAAAGTTTGGGAATAGAGGATTATGGCATATACAATCTTGTTGGTGGTATTGTTACAATATTTGCTTTCTTAAATTCGGCTATGATTGCAACTTCACAACGTTTTATTTCATATGAGTTAGGAAAGGGAAATTTACATAAACTTAAAGATGTTTTTTGTACGACTTTAACTATACACATAGCTATTGCGTTTATTATTGTTGTTTTATCGGAAGTAATAGGAGTTTGGTTCCTCAATACCAAACTGAATATTCCATCAGATAGAATGATGGCTGCCAATTGGACACTCCAATTATCTATATTCGTATTTGCTGTGAATGTAATCAGTGTTCCTTATAATGCTTCTATTGTGGCACACGAAAAAATGAGCGCATTTGCATATATTAGTATCTTCGAAGTTAGTTTGAAGTTAGCAATAGCCTATTTGCTGTTATTTATATCTTATGATAAATTGATTGTATATTCAATTTTGGTATTTTGCGTTGCATTGCTTTTACGTTCCTTATATTGCTTTTATTGTAAAAGGCATTTTGAGGAGTGTCATTATACTTTTAGCTTTAATATTGAACAATTTAGGGAAATGTTTGCCTTTGCTGGTTGGAGTTTGGTTGGGAATTTAGGATTTTCTTTTAAAGATCAATTATCTAATATTCTCTTGAATCTATTTTTTGGTACAGTTGTTAATGCTGCACGCGGAATATCAGTTCAGGTAGGTTCGCTAATAAATAGTTTTTCTGCTAATTTTATGATGGCGATGAATCCACAAATAACAAAATCGTATGCAGTAGGAGACTTATACAGATCTAAAGAGTTAGTATATGCAGGTTGTAGATTTTCATTTTATTTGTTAGCTGTCATTTCCCTGCCTATAATGATTAATATTACCTATATATTAAATTTATGGTTGGTAGAAGTTCCACAATATACGGATATTTTTCTGATATTAACGATTGTATGCAATCTTTTGTATGCTATATCTAGTCCATTAACAACAGCCATGCAAGCCACGGGAAGAATCAAATGGTTTCAAGTAATAATTTGTATTGTTATGCTGACAGAATTACCGATAGCTTATTTATTGTTATCAATTGGATATCCGCCATATTCAGTTCTCTATGCATCATTATTTGTTACATTATTGGGGGTACTTATTCGGATAGTTTTAATAAGTAGAATCTTGCCCATCTATGAAATTAGATACTATGTGACACATATTTTCAGCAAAAATATACTTATTGTGTTTATCACCTATTGTATAGCTTATATCTTACATAAAAAGATGGAACAGGATAGTTTTTTTACAGCTGTTCTTTCAAGTTTTATATTAGAACTTATTTTATTTTCTCTTGCCTATTTATGCGGTCTTTCATCAACAGAAAGATATGTGGTAAACCAAAAGTTAGTGACCATTTTAGAATCAAAGCGGAGAAAAAATAAACAAAAAAATATTTAG
- a CDS encoding UpxY family transcription antiterminator: MFSSEKMQWFAMRATYRRGMQIKALLDKEGINNFIPMRYEVRIRNGRKRRELVPVISDLIFVHAVQSELQKVKFKLPYFQYMIDIRNGQKIIVPDDQMRQFIAVAGTYDEHLIFFSPDEVNLRRGTKVRITGGDFEGYEGVFVKVKGARDRRVVISLQGVIAMAMATISSDLIEVIEEPKKK; the protein is encoded by the coding sequence ATGTTCTCAAGTGAAAAAATGCAATGGTTTGCCATGCGTGCCACTTATCGCCGGGGGATGCAGATCAAGGCTTTGTTGGATAAAGAAGGAATCAACAATTTCATCCCCATGCGTTACGAAGTTCGTATAAGGAACGGGCGCAAGAGGCGTGAGCTGGTTCCCGTTATCAGTGATCTGATATTTGTTCATGCCGTCCAGTCCGAACTTCAGAAGGTGAAGTTTAAACTTCCGTATTTTCAATATATGATTGATATCCGCAACGGGCAGAAAATCATTGTGCCCGATGATCAGATGAGGCAGTTTATCGCTGTGGCTGGAACGTATGACGAGCATCTTATTTTTTTCAGTCCCGACGAGGTGAACTTACGGCGCGGTACGAAAGTCCGTATCACAGGTGGTGACTTCGAGGGCTACGAGGGGGTGTTTGTAAAGGTAAAAGGTGCTAGAGACCGTCGTGTGGTTATCAGTCTGCAAGGGGTGATAGCTATGGCCATGGCGACTATTTCGTCGGACTTAATAGAAGTGATAGAAGAGCCGAAGAAGAAATAA
- a CDS encoding glutathione peroxidase, whose product MKTFILSIIVTMITSVAGAQQKSFYDFTVKAIDGKDLPLSTFKGKKVLVVNVASKCGFTPQYAKLEELYEKYGKDDFVVIGFPANNFLHQEPGTNEEIKEFCTLNYGVTFPMMAKISVKGKDIAPLYQWLTHKSENGVSDAKIGWNFHKFLIDENGRWVASIGSTTSPLSQEIVEWIEE is encoded by the coding sequence ATGAAGACATTTATATTAAGCATAATTGTAACCATGATCACATCGGTAGCTGGTGCACAGCAAAAAAGTTTTTATGACTTTACGGTCAAGGCTATTGACGGGAAGGACTTGCCACTTTCCACGTTCAAAGGTAAGAAAGTATTGGTAGTCAATGTGGCATCTAAATGCGGTTTCACTCCCCAGTACGCCAAGTTGGAGGAATTGTATGAGAAATATGGAAAAGATGATTTTGTCGTTATCGGATTTCCTGCCAATAATTTCCTACATCAGGAACCCGGCACGAATGAAGAAATCAAGGAGTTTTGTACGTTGAATTATGGAGTTACTTTTCCTATGATGGCTAAAATATCTGTAAAGGGGAAAGATATAGCTCCCCTTTATCAATGGCTTACGCATAAAAGTGAAAACGGGGTTTCGGATGCTAAGATAGGGTGGAACTTTCATAAGTTTCTGATTGATGAAAATGGTAGATGGGTTGCCTCAATCGGCTCTACTACTAGTCCGCTTTCACAAGAAATTGTAGAATGGATTGAAGAATAA